The Methanobrevibacter sp. genome window below encodes:
- a CDS encoding DUF2283 domain-containing protein has translation MKGNADNSFEVDYRYDYTYDVLAIKVTRPFKYDKTVEMDEGVLLDFDEDNVPVSLEILDASKRLNVPKYSLKNLIDFKMSVSVDDKSICVHANFKVMLHNSEQTPILESFTSNYSNIPSMETEFATA, from the coding sequence ATGAAAGGAAACGCAGATAATTCTTTTGAAGTGGATTACAGATACGATTATACATATGATGTTTTGGCAATTAAAGTTACCAGACCATTTAAATATGATAAAACTGTTGAAATGGATGAAGGGGTTTTGTTGGATTTTGATGAAGATAATGTTCCTGTGTCTTTAGAGATTCTTGATGCTTCAAAAAGACTAAATGTTCCAAAATATAGTTTAAAAAATTTAATTGATTTTAAAATGAGTGTTTCTGTGGATGATAAATCCATATGTGTACATGCTAACTTTAAGGTCATGTTACACAATAGCGAACAGACCCCTATTTTAGAATCATTTACCAGCAACTATTCAAATATACCTTCTATGGAAACTGAATTTGCAACTGCTTAA
- a CDS encoding DUF308 domain-containing protein: protein MNNNQIMGILSIILGLIFIACPVFSTALASTLIGISFLLLGIFSIIAGIFGGTGMGALLIISGILAVIFGFIFTTNIFAIPIIMSLQFYIIGIIMILMGIAGLISGDQVSKVLSILMIILAIVMIAIGALTIDNPIIAPILLGISLIVEGANLFISKA from the coding sequence ATGAACAACAATCAAATTATGGGTATCCTGTCAATAATATTGGGATTAATATTTATTGCATGTCCTGTTTTCAGTACTGCCCTTGCTTCAACCTTAATAGGAATAAGTTTCCTGTTATTAGGTATTTTTTCAATAATTGCAGGAATTTTCGGCGGAACTGGAATGGGTGCTCTTCTTATTATATCAGGAATATTGGCCGTAATATTCGGATTCATATTCACAACCAATATCTTTGCAATACCAATAATCATGTCCTTACAATTCTATATTATCGGAATTATAATGATTTTAATGGGTATAGCAGGTTTAATTTCAGGAGACCAAGTTTCAAAAGTCCTTTCAATTTTAATGATAATCCTTGCAATTGTCATGATTGCTATTGGTGCTTTAACAATCGACAACCCGATTATTGCCCCAATATTACTTGGAATATCCTTAATCGTTGAAGGTGCTAATTTATTTATATCAAAAGCTTAA
- a CDS encoding DUF6932 family protein, with amino-acid sequence MDDSYVTSKENPNDIDTFTEFDSVKVDQNNDKSKVKDLIYNAPLRTYNTCHSFMVFKYPKSNTKEYEKYLETKSKTLIMLFGKNKQTKNPKGIVKLKN; translated from the coding sequence ATTGATGACAGTTATGTTACATCCAAAGAGAATCCAAATGATATTGATACATTTACAGAATTTGATAGTGTAAAAGTTGATCAAAATAATGATAAATCTAAAGTCAAAGATTTAATTTACAATGCTCCACTAAGGACATATAATACATGTCATTCATTTATGGTCTTTAAATATCCCAAATCAAATACAAAAGAATACGAGAAATATCTGGAAACAAAATCAAAAACATTAATTATGTTATTTGGAAAAAACAAACAAACTAAAAATCCTAAGGGAATTGTAAAACTAAAAAATTAG